The following are encoded together in the Flavobacterium haoranii genome:
- the hisC gene encoding histidinol-phosphate transaminase: protein MKTFDLNTLVRTNVKSLKPYSSARDEFKDFNQKMIYLDANENPFENGVNRYPDPKQQDLKALLASKNGVKAENILIGNGSDEVLDLIFRAFCEPNKDNIITLPPTYGMYGVLADINAIENKKIILKPNFQPDVEAILNEVTKKTKLIFLCSPNNPTGNSFSDEAVLKIINNFKGLVVIDEAYIDFSKDKSWLSVLSDFPNLVITQTLSKAYGMAGLRIGILYASKAIISILNKIKPPYNINELSQQKAIELLSLNKTNTQIKELIFERNRVAKVLTKIPFVLDVYPSDANFILFKVDNAVKRYNQLLNKGIVIRNRTNEPLCDNCLRITIGTSDENEKVISILKTL, encoded by the coding sequence ATGAAAACATTCGATTTAAATACTTTGGTCCGTACTAATGTTAAATCATTAAAACCATATTCTTCTGCAAGAGATGAGTTTAAAGATTTTAATCAAAAGATGATTTACTTAGATGCTAATGAAAATCCATTTGAAAACGGTGTAAATCGCTATCCAGATCCTAAACAACAAGATTTAAAGGCGTTATTGGCTTCAAAAAACGGAGTTAAAGCTGAAAATATTTTGATTGGTAATGGAAGTGATGAAGTTTTGGATTTAATTTTTAGAGCGTTTTGTGAACCTAATAAAGACAATATTATCACGCTGCCTCCAACTTATGGAATGTACGGTGTATTGGCAGATATTAATGCAATTGAAAACAAAAAAATCATTTTAAAACCGAATTTTCAACCTGATGTTGAAGCGATTTTAAACGAAGTAACGAAAAAAACAAAGTTGATTTTCCTTTGTTCCCCAAATAATCCAACGGGTAATTCATTTTCAGATGAAGCTGTTTTAAAAATTATAAATAATTTTAAGGGTTTAGTTGTTATTGATGAAGCCTATATTGATTTTTCAAAAGATAAAAGTTGGTTAAGTGTTCTATCTGATTTTCCTAATTTGGTAATCACACAAACACTTTCAAAAGCCTATGGAATGGCAGGTTTACGCATTGGTATTTTATATGCTTCCAAAGCAATAATTTCAATACTAAATAAGATAAAACCACCCTATAATATAAACGAATTATCGCAGCAAAAAGCTATAGAATTATTAAGTTTAAACAAAACGAATACTCAAATAAAAGAGCTGATTTTTGAAAGAAATAGAGTAGCAAAAGTACTTACAAAAATTCCATTTGTATTGGACGTTTATCCTTCAGATGCAAACTTTATTTTATTTAAAGTAGATAATGCAGTAAAACGATATAACCAATTATTAAACAAAGGAATAGTGATTAGAAATAGAACAAATGAACCACTCTGTGACAATTGTTTGCGTATTACAATTGGAACTTCCGATGAAAACGAAAAAGTTATTTCAATTTTAAAAACATTATAA
- the hisD gene encoding histidinol dehydrogenase — translation MQIIFNPKKESWSEILKRPTQSFEDIEETVKGIFKEIQQKGDVAVQKYTSLFDGTSFENILVSQEEIDEAVSLVSTELKEAIEVAKNNIYNFHAAQKTEKVEVITTSGVSCWQEKRPIQKVGLYIPGGSAPLFSTVLMLALPAQIAGCKEIVLCTPPNKEGKINSAILYAAQLCGVTKIFKVGGIQAIGALTFGTESIPQVYKIFGPGNQFVTVAKQYATQFGVGIDMPAGPSELLVYADDSANAAFVASDLLSQAEHGKDSQVILVTTDKKILNDVEEEVYKQLKKLPRKEIAQVAIQDSKLIYVETEETALELINEYAPEHFIVCSKNEDFFIDGIANAGSVFIGNNTPESAGDYASGTNHTLPTNGYSKSYSGVNLDSFMKAMTFQKITEEGIQNIGPSIELMADAEGLQAHKNAVSLRLNALKK, via the coding sequence ATGCAAATCATATTTAATCCAAAAAAAGAATCTTGGTCAGAAATACTAAAAAGACCAACCCAATCATTTGAAGATATTGAAGAAACGGTAAAAGGAATATTCAAAGAAATCCAACAAAAAGGTGATGTGGCTGTTCAAAAATACACGTCTTTATTTGACGGAACGTCATTTGAAAACATTCTAGTTTCACAAGAAGAAATTGACGAAGCTGTTTCTTTAGTTTCCACAGAATTAAAAGAAGCAATTGAAGTAGCAAAAAACAATATTTACAATTTTCACGCAGCTCAAAAAACAGAAAAAGTTGAAGTAATCACAACCAGTGGAGTTAGTTGTTGGCAAGAAAAAAGACCTATTCAAAAAGTAGGATTGTATATTCCGGGTGGTTCTGCGCCTTTGTTTTCAACGGTTTTAATGTTGGCTTTACCGGCACAAATTGCAGGTTGCAAAGAAATTGTTTTATGCACACCGCCAAACAAGGAAGGAAAAATAAATTCAGCCATTTTATATGCCGCTCAATTGTGTGGCGTTACTAAAATTTTTAAAGTTGGAGGAATTCAAGCAATCGGAGCTTTAACTTTTGGAACTGAATCTATTCCTCAAGTTTATAAAATTTTCGGACCTGGAAATCAATTTGTAACAGTTGCAAAACAATACGCTACTCAATTTGGTGTTGGAATCGATATGCCTGCCGGACCAAGTGAATTGTTAGTTTATGCTGATGATTCTGCAAATGCTGCTTTCGTTGCTTCCGATTTATTAAGTCAAGCCGAACACGGAAAAGACAGTCAGGTAATTTTGGTTACTACCGATAAAAAAATCTTGAATGATGTAGAGGAAGAAGTTTATAAACAATTAAAAAAACTTCCAAGAAAAGAAATCGCACAAGTTGCTATTCAAGATTCCAAATTAATCTATGTTGAAACTGAAGAAACGGCTTTAGAATTGATTAATGAATATGCTCCAGAACACTTTATTGTCTGTTCTAAAAATGAAGATTTTTTCATCGATGGAATTGCAAATGCAGGTTCTGTATTCATTGGGAATAATACGCCAGAAAGTGCTGGAGATTATGCTTCTGGGACCAATCACACGCTACCAACAAACGGTTATTCTAAAAGCTACAGTGGGGTAAATTTAGATAGTTTTATGAAAGCGATGACGTTTCAAAAAATCACTGAAGAAGGAATACAAAATATTGGACCAAGTATTGAATTAATGGCCGATGCAGAAGGTTTACAAGCACACAAAAATGCAGTTTCATTACGTTTAAATGCATTAAAAAAATGA
- the hisG gene encoding ATP phosphoribosyltransferase, producing the protein MNTLKIAIQKSGRLHDESIQILKDCGISVYNGNDQLKVTASNFPLEVYYLRNSDIPQYLIDGVVDIAIVGDNLLVEKGANIQIAEKLGFSKCKVSVAVPKNFEYNSIQDLNKMRIATSYPKTVIDYFSSKRISVDIHQISGSVEIAPNIGLSDAIVDIVSSGSTLFKNGLKEVEVILKSEAVLAVSPKISDDSKVILEKLQFRIQSVLRSRKSKYILMNVPNNKISEVSAILPVLKSPTIMPLAEEYWSSLHSVIDEDQFWEVIDQLKEAGAEGILICPIEKMVL; encoded by the coding sequence ATGAACACTTTAAAAATTGCGATTCAAAAATCAGGTCGACTTCACGATGAAAGTATCCAAATCTTGAAAGATTGTGGGATTTCAGTGTACAATGGAAATGACCAACTTAAAGTTACCGCTTCCAATTTTCCTTTAGAAGTTTACTATTTACGAAACTCGGATATTCCACAATATTTGATTGATGGAGTAGTAGATATTGCGATTGTTGGCGATAATTTATTGGTTGAAAAGGGAGCTAATATTCAAATTGCAGAAAAACTAGGTTTCTCAAAATGTAAAGTTTCAGTGGCTGTTCCAAAGAATTTTGAATACAATTCTATTCAAGATTTAAATAAAATGCGAATCGCAACTTCTTATCCTAAAACTGTAATTGATTACTTTTCTTCAAAACGTATTTCAGTTGATATTCACCAAATTTCGGGTTCGGTTGAAATTGCTCCAAATATTGGATTATCAGATGCCATTGTAGACATCGTTTCTTCAGGAAGTACGCTTTTTAAAAACGGATTGAAAGAAGTGGAAGTCATCTTAAAAAGTGAAGCTGTTTTAGCCGTTTCTCCTAAAATTTCAGATGATTCCAAAGTAATATTGGAAAAACTTCAGTTTAGAATTCAATCGGTTTTACGTTCTAGAAAATCAAAATATATTTTGATGAATGTGCCAAATAACAAGATTTCTGAAGTAAGTGCAATTCTTCCTGTTTTGAAAAGTCCAACAATCATGCCTTTAGCAGAAGAATATTGGAGCAGTTTACACTCGGTAATCGATGAAGATCAATTTTGGGAAGTAATAGACCAATTAAAAGAAGCTGGAGCGGAAGGCATTTTGATTTGTCCAATTGAAAAAATGGTATTATAA
- a CDS encoding VIT1/CCC1 transporter family protein: protein MSENKELDNYLDNHYINRSNWLRAAVLGANDGILSTASIAIGVAAASATREPIILAALAGLVAGALSMSAGEYVSVSSQTDVEKADIEREKQELEEMPELELQRLAQIYEDRGLKKETALLVAKELTAHDALGAHVRDELGINEISQAKPFQAAMASGASFTVGGILPLLVVLFFPLVYLEYALYIFAILFLGIMGGLAAKAGGSSVLKAVLRITFWGTIAMGLSSLVGHIFGVNIA from the coding sequence ATGAGTGAAAATAAAGAATTAGACAATTATTTAGACAATCATTATATAAATAGAAGTAATTGGTTAAGAGCAGCTGTTTTAGGTGCAAATGATGGAATTCTTTCTACGGCAAGTATTGCAATTGGTGTTGCTGCCGCAAGTGCTACAAGAGAACCTATAATTTTGGCAGCTTTAGCAGGTTTAGTTGCTGGAGCTTTGTCTATGTCGGCAGGAGAATATGTTTCGGTAAGTTCACAAACAGATGTTGAAAAAGCAGATATTGAACGTGAAAAACAAGAATTAGAAGAAATGCCAGAGCTTGAACTGCAACGTTTAGCACAAATTTATGAAGATAGAGGTTTAAAAAAAGAGACTGCGTTATTGGTTGCTAAAGAATTAACGGCACACGATGCGTTAGGTGCTCATGTTCGCGATGAATTAGGAATTAACGAAATTAGTCAAGCTAAACCATTTCAGGCTGCTATGGCATCTGGAGCTTCTTTTACCGTTGGTGGAATTTTACCTTTGTTAGTAGTTTTGTTTTTTCCGTTAGTTTATTTAGAATATGCATTATATATTTTTGCTATTTTGTTTTTAGGAATTATGGGAGGATTAGCTGCAAAAGCTGGAGGTTCAAGTGTTTTGAAAGCAGTTTTACGCATTACTTTTTGGGGAACAATTGCTATGGGATTATCATCACTTGTAGGGCATATTTTTGGAGTAAATATTGCTTAA
- a CDS encoding efflux RND transporter periplasmic adaptor subunit, translated as MNKLVYTFLVLVAFTSCKETNTEETQTETSNIVALTKEQFETSKMEIGSPKEHDFDDVLKVSGKIDVPAKDKAKITAVLGGYIKASNVIIGQKVTKGQAIAVIENTEFIDIQRDYLEISEQLTYLKSEYVRQKTLFDENITSQKNYLKAESDYQQAVSSYNSLREKLQLININPNAISRAKLSSQVTIFSPINGVVVTTNANIGAYIAPENTIVEIVNDANLLLSLAVFEKDILKLSEGQEIQFTIGENAETIYKSKIKTIGKAINETDRSIPVFGDLDTDLKKKLVVGMFTDAKIIFGNKKVLALPTAAFSEEGDKNSYI; from the coding sequence ATGAACAAATTAGTATATACATTTTTAGTTTTAGTTGCATTTACTTCTTGCAAAGAAACAAATACGGAGGAAACTCAAACTGAAACCTCAAATATAGTTGCACTTACAAAAGAACAATTTGAAACTTCAAAAATGGAAATTGGTTCACCTAAAGAACATGATTTTGATGATGTTTTAAAAGTTTCAGGAAAAATTGACGTTCCAGCAAAAGATAAAGCTAAAATTACAGCGGTTTTAGGTGGTTACATTAAGGCTTCTAATGTTATTATTGGTCAAAAAGTTACAAAAGGTCAGGCTATTGCTGTAATTGAAAATACTGAATTCATTGATATCCAAAGAGATTATCTTGAAATTTCGGAACAATTAACGTACCTAAAATCGGAATATGTGCGTCAAAAAACACTTTTCGATGAAAATATCACCTCTCAAAAAAATTATTTAAAAGCGGAAAGTGATTACCAACAAGCAGTAAGTAGCTACAATTCACTTCGTGAAAAATTACAATTAATCAATATCAATCCAAATGCAATTAGTAGAGCTAAATTAAGTTCGCAGGTAACTATTTTTTCGCCTATAAATGGAGTAGTGGTTACTACAAATGCAAATATTGGTGCTTATATTGCTCCTGAAAATACGATTGTTGAAATAGTAAATGATGCCAATTTATTGTTGAGTTTAGCAGTTTTCGAAAAAGATATTTTAAAACTTTCAGAAGGACAAGAAATTCAATTTACTATTGGAGAAAATGCTGAAACTATTTATAAATCAAAGATAAAAACAATTGGAAAAGCAATTAATGAAACCGATCGTTCGATTCCAGTATTCGGAGATTTAGATACTGATTTAAAGAAAAAATTAGTAGTTGGTATGTTTACAGATGCCAAAATTATCTTTGGTAACAAAAAAGTATTGGCTTTACCAACAGCTGCTTTTTCTGAAGAAGGTGATAAAAATTCCTATATTTAG
- a CDS encoding CusA/CzcA family heavy metal efflux RND transporter translates to MLEKIIAFSLRSKLIIILFTIAVLGFGIYSVFQISIGAVPDVTNNQVQVITTSRNLSTEDIEQYITAPVELEMANLPGVVEIRSISKFGISVVTIVFEENLGTYLPRQLIAEKIKSATEKIPSGFGVPEMGPITTGLGEIYQYTLEVEPEYADLYSITDLRTIQDWTVRRNLSGISGVVEINTWGGYLKQYEVAVNSANLKAMNISITDLFTALEKNNSIAGGGYIEKANESYFIRGEGKVSNLDDINNIVVKTTNGIPVYVKDIAEVKFGHANRFGAITGNGQGEKVMGQIMMLKNANSKQVLSDVKERVAELQKTLPQGVYLNLFLERGELVGKTTFTVAENLILGCLIVIFVVVLLLGNWRSGLVVASVIPLCLLFAISFMNIFGIDANLMSLGAIDFGIIIDGAVIIVEFIAFQITQKSVTLNQLAKEDKQTEIDKITYSSAAKMMNSAIFGQLIILIVFIPILSLSGVEGKMFKPMAMTFSFALLGAMLFCLTYVPVISSIFLKPKEEKENSISNRLINKLNSWYLPVIHWALKNTKKVLISAFSLLIGTIILFTTMGGEFIPTLDEGDFVIQPVLKTGTSLSKTIETTTLIEKTILDNFPEVEQVVSRIGAAEVPTDPMSMEESDVIVKLKPKSDWVSADSKDELADKIKEAIEKKIPNMEIEFTQPIEMRFNELISGTRSDIAIKLFGEDLDILAQKATEIETAIKNVEGASDIIVEKTEGLPQMTVSYNRSKIARYGLNISDLNDFIALGFAGKSAGQVFEGEKRFDLVVRLNESKRSSIDDLRNLFVSLPNGEQIPLHELATIQYSKGPAKISRDDTKRRVVVGVNVRNRDLQSVVDDIKAKVTSKIDLPEGYYIEYGGQFKNLESAKARLMIAVPIALVLIFILLHFAFGSLKEAAMVYSAIPLSAVGGILFLWIRDLPFSISAGVGFIALFGIAVLNGIVLIEHFKELKQHQGDMTLDELIIKGTTDRLRPVLLTASAAALGFLPMAISASAGAEVQRPLATVVIGGLITATLLTMIVLPVLFKLLDEKETKKIKFKKMKSSTLILAFVFFGITAQSQEKKDELSNLIQLANQNNKEIKALELKLEKAKVNATTAFTLDRTTVYYSYDQNNLAVNNEPLKVFGVQQDFDFPSLYFAKKKLLKSDYEVESKALEIEKSKLNRKVSKNYYEIVYWQNREKLYQYLDSLYQNFSKASNRRFELGETNYLEKITAQAKSQKITAELQKIDKEKAASYNALQGLLQSDSLVVIKENELNYNSIKNSNTNIYNSYYESVTNNYDSQLKLQKQAWFPSISAEYFQGKNTGLSSSLYGFQVGLNVPLFFSGNAKKTKMLQLEKESWNQQKEAELNKINQFVAQKNNQLLGIKTTIDYYENSGKKLSDEILKVANMSYKHGEIDFFQYIQSLENALQIKIDYLDAILEYNNTILDIEFINYQ, encoded by the coding sequence ATGTTAGAAAAAATTATTGCCTTTAGTTTAAGAAGTAAGCTTATAATTATACTTTTCACTATAGCAGTTTTAGGGTTTGGTATTTATTCGGTGTTTCAAATTTCTATTGGAGCCGTACCCGATGTAACCAATAATCAGGTACAAGTTATCACAACATCAAGAAATCTTTCAACTGAAGATATAGAACAATATATTACAGCACCAGTTGAATTAGAAATGGCAAATTTACCAGGAGTTGTAGAAATTCGTTCCATTTCAAAGTTTGGTATTTCTGTAGTTACTATTGTTTTTGAAGAAAATTTAGGAACTTATTTACCACGCCAATTAATTGCAGAAAAAATAAAATCTGCAACAGAAAAAATTCCTTCAGGTTTTGGTGTTCCAGAAATGGGACCAATTACAACAGGTTTAGGCGAAATTTACCAATATACTTTAGAAGTAGAGCCAGAATATGCCGATTTATATTCTATTACCGATTTAAGAACTATTCAAGATTGGACTGTAAGACGCAATTTGTCAGGAATAAGTGGTGTTGTTGAAATTAATACTTGGGGTGGTTACTTAAAACAGTATGAAGTAGCTGTTAATTCGGCAAACTTGAAAGCAATGAATATTTCAATTACAGATTTATTTACAGCTCTTGAGAAAAATAACAGCATTGCAGGCGGTGGATATATTGAGAAAGCAAACGAAAGTTATTTCATTCGCGGGGAAGGAAAAGTTTCTAATCTTGATGATATTAATAATATTGTCGTTAAAACTACAAACGGAATTCCTGTTTATGTAAAAGATATTGCAGAAGTAAAATTTGGTCACGCTAATCGTTTTGGAGCCATTACGGGTAATGGACAAGGTGAAAAAGTGATGGGGCAAATTATGATGCTTAAAAACGCAAATTCAAAACAAGTTTTAAGTGATGTTAAAGAACGTGTTGCCGAATTACAAAAAACATTACCTCAAGGCGTTTATCTTAATCTGTTTTTAGAAAGAGGAGAACTTGTTGGTAAAACCACATTTACAGTAGCCGAAAACTTAATTTTAGGCTGTTTAATAGTAATTTTTGTAGTGGTTTTATTATTAGGAAATTGGCGCTCTGGTTTAGTGGTTGCGTCAGTTATTCCATTATGTTTATTATTTGCGATTTCATTTATGAATATTTTTGGAATAGATGCTAATCTAATGAGTTTAGGTGCTATCGATTTCGGAATTATAATTGACGGAGCCGTTATCATTGTTGAATTTATTGCGTTCCAAATCACCCAAAAATCGGTTACATTAAATCAATTAGCCAAAGAAGATAAACAAACTGAAATTGATAAAATAACCTACAGTAGCGCTGCTAAAATGATGAATTCTGCCATTTTCGGTCAGTTAATCATTTTAATTGTATTTATTCCGATTTTATCTTTATCAGGCGTTGAAGGGAAAATGTTCAAACCTATGGCAATGACGTTTAGTTTTGCTTTATTAGGCGCCATGTTGTTTTGTTTGACGTATGTTCCTGTAATTTCATCCATTTTCCTGAAGCCTAAAGAGGAAAAAGAAAATTCAATATCTAATCGATTAATCAATAAACTGAATTCCTGGTATTTGCCTGTAATTCATTGGGCATTAAAGAATACCAAAAAAGTTTTAATCAGTGCATTTTCTTTATTAATTGGAACCATTATTTTATTTACAACAATGGGTGGTGAGTTTATCCCAACATTAGACGAAGGTGATTTTGTTATCCAACCTGTTTTAAAAACTGGAACTTCGTTAAGTAAAACTATTGAAACTACAACGTTAATCGAAAAAACGATTTTAGATAATTTCCCTGAAGTAGAACAAGTGGTGAGTAGAATTGGTGCTGCCGAAGTACCAACGGATCCTATGAGCATGGAAGAAAGTGATGTTATTGTAAAGTTGAAACCAAAGAGCGATTGGGTTTCTGCTGATTCTAAAGATGAATTGGCAGATAAGATTAAAGAAGCCATCGAAAAGAAAATTCCAAACATGGAAATCGAGTTTACGCAACCAATTGAAATGCGTTTTAACGAATTAATCTCTGGAACACGTTCTGATATTGCGATTAAATTATTTGGCGAAGATTTAGATATTTTAGCTCAAAAAGCAACAGAAATTGAAACTGCCATAAAAAATGTTGAAGGCGCATCTGATATTATTGTAGAAAAAACGGAAGGTTTGCCTCAAATGACTGTAAGTTATAACAGGAGTAAAATCGCTCGTTATGGTTTAAATATTTCCGATTTGAATGACTTTATAGCATTAGGTTTTGCAGGAAAATCAGCAGGACAAGTTTTTGAAGGCGAAAAACGTTTCGATTTGGTGGTTCGTTTAAATGAAAGCAAAAGATCTTCTATCGATGATTTACGAAATTTATTTGTTTCGTTACCTAATGGCGAACAAATTCCGCTTCACGAATTGGCAACCATTCAATACAGTAAAGGTCCAGCTAAAATTTCTCGAGATGATACAAAACGTAGAGTAGTGGTTGGCGTAAATGTTAGAAACCGCGATTTACAAAGTGTTGTTGATGATATCAAAGCAAAAGTAACTAGTAAAATAGATTTACCAGAAGGTTATTATATCGAATACGGCGGACAATTTAAAAATCTTGAAAGTGCAAAAGCCCGATTAATGATAGCTGTTCCAATTGCTTTAGTCTTAATATTTATCTTATTACATTTTGCATTTGGTTCTTTAAAAGAAGCCGCAATGGTATATTCAGCTATTCCGCTTTCGGCAGTTGGAGGAATTTTATTCTTATGGATTCGGGATTTACCCTTTAGTATTTCAGCTGGAGTTGGATTTATTGCCCTTTTTGGTATTGCTGTTTTAAATGGAATTGTATTAATCGAACATTTCAAGGAACTAAAACAGCATCAAGGCGATATGACTTTAGATGAGTTAATCATAAAAGGAACAACAGATAGATTACGTCCTGTTTTATTAACAGCTTCAGCAGCTGCATTAGGGTTTTTACCTATGGCAATTTCGGCTTCTGCAGGTGCAGAAGTACAGCGACCATTAGCAACTGTTGTAATTGGCGGATTAATTACAGCTACTTTGCTAACGATGATTGTGTTACCAGTTTTATTCAAATTATTAGATGAAAAAGAAACGAAGAAAATTAAATTCAAAAAAATGAAATCATCGACCTTAATTTTAGCATTTGTATTTTTCGGAATCACAGCTCAAAGTCAGGAGAAAAAGGATGAATTATCGAATTTAATTCAACTAGCTAATCAAAATAATAAGGAAATTAAAGCTTTAGAATTAAAGTTAGAAAAGGCCAAAGTAAACGCAACAACAGCTTTTACGTTAGATAGAACAACGGTTTATTACAGTTACGATCAAAATAATTTAGCTGTTAATAATGAGCCTTTAAAAGTTTTTGGTGTGCAACAAGATTTTGATTTTCCTTCGCTTTATTTTGCTAAAAAGAAGCTATTAAAATCAGATTATGAAGTTGAAAGTAAAGCATTAGAAATTGAAAAAAGTAAATTGAATCGTAAAGTTTCTAAGAATTATTACGAAATCGTTTATTGGCAAAATCGAGAGAAATTGTATCAATATTTAGATAGTTTGTATCAAAATTTCTCAAAAGCAAGTAATAGACGATTTGAATTAGGAGAAACCAATTATTTAGAGAAAATTACAGCGCAAGCAAAGTCTCAAAAAATTACTGCTGAATTACAAAAAATAGACAAAGAAAAAGCAGCTTCATACAATGCTTTACAAGGTTTATTGCAATCGGATTCTTTGGTTGTTATTAAAGAAAACGAATTAAATTACAATTCAATTAAAAATTCAAATACTAATATTTATAATTCTTATTATGAAAGTGTTACAAATAATTATGATTCTCAGTTGAAGTTACAAAAACAAGCTTGGTTTCCATCTATTTCAGCTGAATATTTTCAAGGTAAAAATACTGGATTATCAAGTTCGCTTTACGGATTTCAAGTAGGTCTAAATGTACCTTTATTCTTTTCTGGAAATGCTAAAAAAACAAAAATGTTACAGCTAGAAAAGGAAAGTTGGAACCAACAAAAAGAAGCTGAACTGAATAAAATAAATCAATTTGTTGCTCAAAAGAACAATCAGTTATTGGGAATAAAAACTACGATTGATTACTATGAAAATTCGGGTAAAAAGCTCTCAGATGAAATTTTGAAAGTTGCCAATATGAGTTACAAACATGGCGAAATTGATTTCTTTCAATACATCCAAAGTTTGGAAAACGCATTGCAAATCAAGATTGATTATTTAGACGCGATTTTAGAATATAACAACACCATTTTAGATATAGAATTTATTAATTACCAATAG
- a CDS encoding sensor histidine kinase — MIKFFPSSFKNRIAFNYIVSGSILIALVFLFIYKIVEYSVNQHVNEEVEEELYKHLDDVTIDSNDTYLIHVDQWRAREHNSISVNPVFVEFYDDHKLLIDRSPNLKNAELKLFDDSYNDKFLNSKLNGIPIRQIQTPILFEGKTVGYVVVAMSLEDFEIVSILKNILVISFPIIVILLFLFARFFAGKSIKPVSTIIETSSQITKDNLQTRIPLPVNKDELYILSENINNLLDRIENAVLREKQFTSDASHELRTPLAVIKGTLEVLIRKPRTSEQYNEKINYCIKEVDRINNLVDQLLLLARFENQKHNIKSEEVYLDALVLDTVSLFSNQLKEKDITIKTNLQQDCILKSDSYLLSIVFNNLISNSIKYSNNGGKIDLNLKAEANQFLFVINDNGVGISKEDLDKIFISFYRSNPASHPEIKGTGIGLSIVKRLCDLLKIEITIKSTLEKGTAVTLTFNKSNPK, encoded by the coding sequence ATGATTAAATTTTTTCCTTCTTCATTTAAAAATAGAATTGCCTTTAACTATATTGTTTCAGGTTCAATTCTTATTGCACTTGTATTTTTATTTATCTATAAAATTGTAGAATACAGTGTTAATCAACATGTAAATGAAGAAGTTGAAGAAGAATTATACAAACATTTAGACGATGTTACTATTGATTCTAATGATACTTATTTAATTCACGTCGATCAATGGCGTGCACGCGAACATAATTCTATTTCGGTAAACCCTGTTTTTGTCGAATTTTACGACGATCATAAATTACTTATTGATAGATCTCCAAATTTAAAAAATGCTGAACTTAAACTTTTTGACGATTCTTACAACGATAAGTTTTTAAATTCAAAATTGAACGGAATTCCTATTAGGCAAATTCAAACACCAATTCTTTTCGAAGGAAAAACCGTTGGTTATGTTGTGGTAGCCATGTCTTTAGAAGATTTTGAAATTGTTTCTATTCTCAAGAATATACTAGTTATTTCGTTTCCAATAATTGTAATTTTATTATTTTTGTTTGCTAGATTTTTTGCAGGAAAAAGTATAAAACCTGTTAGTACAATTATTGAAACATCAAGTCAAATTACCAAAGATAATTTGCAAACTAGAATTCCACTTCCTGTTAATAAAGACGAACTTTACATTTTATCTGAAAACATTAATAATTTATTAGACCGTATAGAAAATGCCGTTTTAAGAGAGAAACAATTTACTTCTGATGCTTCTCACGAATTAAGAACACCACTTGCTGTTATTAAAGGAACTTTAGAAGTTTTAATTAGAAAACCTAGAACTTCAGAACAATATAATGAAAAGATTAATTATTGTATTAAAGAAGTTGACCGCATCAATAATTTAGTAGATCAATTGTTATTATTAGCACGATTTGAAAATCAAAAGCACAATATTAAAAGTGAAGAAGTTTATTTAGATGCTTTGGTTTTAGATACTGTTTCGCTTTTTTCGAACCAATTAAAAGAAAAAGACATTACAATTAAAACGAACTTGCAGCAAGATTGTATTTTAAAATCAGATAGTTATTTATTGTCAATTGTGTTTAATAACTTGATTTCCAATTCTATAAAATATTCAAATAATGGTGGAAAAATTGATTTAAATTTAAAAGCTGAAGCAAATCAATTTTTATTTGTTATTAATGATAATGGTGTTGGAATTTCAAAAGAAGATTTAGATAAAATTTTCATATCTTTTTATAGATCTAACCCAGCGAGTCATCCAGAAATTAAAGGAACAGGAATTGGACTTTCAATTGTAAAAAGACTATGCGATTTGTTAAAAATTGAGATAACAATTAAAAGTACTTTAGAAAAGGGCACGGCAGTGACTTTAACATTTAATAAAAGTAATCCTAAGTAG